The following coding sequences are from one Proteiniborus sp. DW1 window:
- a CDS encoding HU family DNA-binding protein, whose protein sequence is MNKAELVASMAEKSNLTKKDAESALNAFMKSVEEALAGGEKVQLVGFGTFEVRERKAREGRNPRNPEEVIKIPASSAPVFKAGKTLKEAVNK, encoded by the coding sequence GTGAATAAAGCTGAATTAGTAGCTAGCATGGCAGAAAAAAGCAATTTAACAAAGAAAGATGCAGAAAGCGCTTTAAATGCATTCATGAAGAGCGTTGAAGAAGCATTAGCAGGTGGAGAGAAAGTTCAGTTAGTTGGTTTTGGTACTTTCGAAGTTAGAGAAAGAAAAGCTAGAGAAGGTAGAAACCCAAGAAATCCTGAAGAAGTTATAAAAATACCAGCATCTTCAGCTCCAGTGTTTAAAGCAGGAAAAACATTAAAAGAAGCAGTAAATAAATAA
- the mazG gene encoding nucleoside triphosphate pyrophosphohydrolase, whose protein sequence is MGKITIVGLGPGDIGSLTLGAIEQICSGHRVFLRTENHPTVKYLDEKGVDYTSYDYVYETQQSFEKVYEFIVDDLIKKSEEFHNIIYCVPGHPLVAEKTVASLIELEKRDAVELEIIPGLSFIEPVILSVGHDPINGLKIIDGLNIHETNVDINVDCLITQVYDKMRASELKLALMEVYGDEHEVYVVNSAGIKHEEKVLKIPLYEIDRIDDISFLTSVYVPKVKNKIRYDIYDLMKIMERLRGKEGCPWDSEQTHISLREYVIEEAYEVVDAINNDDMDALADELGDLLLQVVFHSQIGKEEGYFNFWDVTTNICNKLIHRHPHVFLDKTANNVSEALMSWNDMKAEEKNIESYTDRLKDIPKSLPSLMRSYKVQQRAADVGFDWDDVSGAIEKLYEELEEVMKEIKRNDKDSLECELGDLLFAVVNVCRFVNINPENAINRTIEKFVERFEFIEVESNKKGLDLKEMTLEDMDFMWDKAKIHKNKKNDKK, encoded by the coding sequence ATGGGGAAAATCACAATAGTAGGACTAGGACCAGGCGATATAGGCTCTCTTACATTAGGGGCTATAGAGCAGATATGTAGTGGACATAGGGTTTTTTTGAGGACAGAGAATCATCCTACAGTAAAATACCTAGATGAAAAAGGTGTTGATTATACTTCATATGATTATGTATACGAGACTCAACAAAGCTTTGAAAAGGTCTATGAGTTTATAGTGGATGATTTGATAAAAAAATCCGAAGAATTTCATAACATAATTTATTGTGTACCTGGTCATCCATTAGTAGCTGAAAAAACAGTAGCAAGTCTAATAGAACTTGAAAAAAGAGATGCTGTAGAATTAGAGATAATACCAGGATTAAGCTTTATTGAACCCGTAATATTATCAGTAGGCCATGACCCTATAAATGGTCTTAAAATAATAGATGGACTAAACATTCATGAAACAAATGTCGATATAAATGTTGACTGTTTAATAACTCAGGTGTATGATAAAATGAGAGCATCAGAACTTAAGCTTGCTCTTATGGAAGTTTATGGGGATGAACATGAGGTATATGTTGTTAACTCTGCAGGTATTAAACATGAAGAAAAGGTCCTTAAGATTCCTCTATATGAAATAGATAGAATAGATGACATAAGTTTCCTAACAAGTGTCTATGTTCCTAAGGTGAAGAATAAGATCAGATATGACATCTATGATTTGATGAAAATCATGGAAAGGCTAAGAGGAAAGGAAGGATGCCCTTGGGATTCAGAACAGACCCATATTTCCTTGAGAGAATATGTAATTGAAGAAGCTTATGAAGTAGTAGATGCCATCAATAATGATGATATGGATGCTTTAGCTGATGAACTAGGGGATTTATTGCTTCAAGTAGTGTTTCATAGCCAAATTGGCAAGGAGGAAGGTTACTTTAACTTTTGGGATGTGACGACAAATATTTGTAATAAGCTCATACATCGACATCCTCATGTGTTCTTAGATAAAACAGCTAATAATGTATCTGAGGCGCTAATGAGCTGGAATGATATGAAAGCTGAAGAAAAAAATATTGAAAGCTATACTGATAGACTTAAGGACATACCTAAGAGTCTTCCTTCACTTATGAGGAGCTATAAGGTTCAGCAGAGAGCAGCAGATGTAGGATTTGACTGGGATGATGTAAGTGGAGCAATAGAAAAGCTATATGAAGAATTAGAAGAGGTTATGAAAGAAATTAAACGCAATGATAAGGACAGCTTAGAATGTGAACTAGGGGACTTATTATTTGCAGTAGTAAATGTTTGTAGGTTTGTAAATATAAATCCTGAAAATGCTATTAATAGAACGATAGAGAAATTTGTCGAGAGGTTCGAGTTTATAGAAGTAGAAAGTAATAAAAAGGGTCTAGATTTAAAAGAAATGACTTTAGAGGATATGGATTTTATGTGGGATAAGGCAAAAATACATAAAAATAAAAAAAATGATAAAAAATAG